TCTTCCATACAACCTGCCGGAATAGGAATATCCCTCTCCAACTCTTTACAAAACGAGACCCAATCCAATACACGCTGCGTTTTAATACACTCCACTTCATTTGTGAGCTCCGAATTACCCCCACGCGTCTGGACCCGGCCCTCCAACTTCAGCGTCACATCATCAACTACTTGCACCTCACCGCTCACAATAAGGCGAATCCGCGTCGTTTCCATAGAGCTTTGCTGAACAATGACCGCAAATCCACAAGATACGGTATTCCCCTCATTATCTACTGCTCTGCACGTTACTTGCGTCGTCCCTAATGAAAGAAAAGAACCCGAACTAGGAATGCATGATACAGTTACGGGACTGGTTCCTCCAGTAACTTGAGGATCTGGAAATGAAACAAAGGCACCAGTGACTCCGGTAGATACTTCTATTATTTGATTTTCCGGACATTGAATTCTGAATTCCGTGAAGGTTATTTCCACGAGGCCATCCCCATCACCAACACCAGTCAGGTTAACTTGGTTCGCGCCTGCATTGAAGGACCCTCCACCTCCTCCACTTCTTCCTTCGTCAGCACCTCCACCTCCTCCACTGAAACCTCCGCCTCCTCCACTACCAGAGGTAGGTACTTCATAGGCACCTCCACCTCCTCCGCCTCCGCCCAGACCACCATTATTTCCCGGATATGATAAAGGAGGACCCGCAGACCCACCTTCTCCTCCAGCTGCCCCGGAGATAATTGAAGTTCCCCCATCGCCTCCGCCAAGAGATCCTGGAATTGGTGCGCCTGCTCCACCATTACCGCTTATACCGCTGCCGCCTCCGCCGGCTCCATCGGAGATTCCTCCGCCACCACCTCCTCCGCCTCCGCCAAATCCATTACCTCCATTGCCCCCATAAATGCTGCCTGGTCCTCCAGAACCACCTGCAGAAAAAGATCCTCCTTCTCCTGAAGCAGAAGAGCCAATTCCAGACTGACCTGCACTTGCACTATTTGTTATGACAGCGTTTATACCGTTAGCGAGTAATGAAGCTCCACCACCACCTCCAGCTGCAATAAGTAAATTATCACTATTTAAATCATCATAGTCATCCCCACGCCAAACAAATGATCCACCGCCACCACCTCGACCTCCACCTTCTTTATCCCCTCCCGCCCCTCCTGCTAAAATGGACAGGATTTCTCCTGGAATTACATTAAATTCGCCTTGCATGGATACCCCTAAGCCACCTTGTCTCGAAGTGAAAGGATAATCCCCCCCTTTTGCACCAACAGCCTTGATTGTTAATGAATAAACATCCAAAGGAACTATAAAATGCTGCAGACTCCCCGTGTACGAAAAAACTTGTGTTACCATTCTTTTCTCTCCTCTGATCTCCTAATTAATTTCGGTCATATAAAAAATCCGCATTTAAATTACTGTATGCACCCCCGCTCTTTATGGTCAGGACGGTACTAAAGACCCAATATCGATGGTTCTTAAGTACGGAAAATAGCTATGGAAGCTCTTGTCGTTCAGGCATTCATTAAAGGATAAGGAAAGAGGAAAGCGGATCTCCGGCATGATACGGAGATCCGCTTTCCTCGTGCTGGGAGCACTTATTTTAAACGGTCGTGCAGGAACTGTTTGATTAAAGAAGCACTTGTATGCAAATCTTCTTCTAATGGAAAGTGCCCGGTATTTAGAAGGTGTACTTCACAGTCTTCGAGATCTCTTTGAAAAGCAAGTGCCCCTTCCGGCCCAAAGAATATATCGTTTTTCCCCCATACAGCCAGTGTAGGAGGCTGATACGTCCTGAAGAATTCCTGCCAACGTGGATATTGTTTAAGGTTGTTCCTGTAGTCGTATTGCAAAGCAAGCTGGATGTCGTCATTGCCGGGACGATCCAATGCCCATTGATCCATATTCCAGGCATCGGGACTGATGCGTTCGGGGTTTCGCGTTCCGTTCGTATATTGATACTTCGTAAACTCCGCAGATAAAAGAAATCGGATGTTATTCTTATTTTCCTCACTCGGATTTCCCCAATAGGTGCGGACAGGGTCCCAGGCAGGCAGGAGCCCTTCTTCATAAGCGTTCCCATTTTGAGTAATGATGGATTGAATTCGTTCCGGATGGTCGGCTGCCAACCGGAAGCCTACCGGAGCTCCATAATCATGAACGTAAATACTGAACTTCTCTAAGTTTAATTCTTCTACAAATTCATGGATCAAAAGAGCGATGGTATCGAATGTATAATCAAACTCTTCCAATTCAGGCTGGTCATTTCCGAACCCTGGATAATCAGGGGCCACAATATGATAATCCTCCATCAGCTCTGTAATTAAATTTCGGAACATATGAGAAGAGGAAGGAAAACCATGAAGCAAGAGAATCGTTGGATTTTCTTTATTTCCCGCTTCCCGGTAAAAAATCGATATGCCATTCACATTCACTGTTTTGTACGCCACTTCCATGTAATCACCTCATAAGTTTTAGTAGCCATGCTCCATCCAATCCTTGTAATACGACAACACTTTACATTCCCAACATTTTTATAACCTCTTAAAAATAATTTTAAAGGTTATAAACTTACGTTAAGGCACTTTTTATAACTTGTCAACATATCTTTTAACGGTTATATTTAAGGGGGAGGAGAAAGAGATGGATAAATCACTATTTGTTTTAGGTGGTCCTGCATGGATCAACCTTGTCAATACTACTTACAACGCCAATAAACAAGAGATTGATACCTTAGACGATAGATCTGCTACGTTTCAATGGCTGAAGGAAAACAACGTCGTGCGGCAGTCTGATCTTGACGCATTGGAAAACAAAGAAACCCTGCATGCGCTGATCCATGAGCTTCGTTCGCTTCGAAGCCTTTGCCAAATCGTCCTGTCTGATCTGGAACAAAATAAGGAAGTATCCCTCGATACAATCAAGCAGTTACAAAAGATGTCGGAAGAGCTGAACGTCCGTCTGACCGTTGCATCTGCTGAGGAAGCATTTAAATTGGTGTGTGAAGGAATGTCGGTGAAGGATCATGTCCTGTACCATATCATTCGATCTATTTTTCACACACTGGAAACAACTTCTGTCAGCCGGATACGAAATTGTGAGCATGAAGAATGCCGTCTCTACTTCGTGGATACCTCTAAACCAGGGAAGCGACGCTGGTGCAGCATGGAAATGTGCGGCAACCGTAAGAAGGCTGCTGAATTCTATGCAAAGAAAAAGAAAAAATAGTTACTAAACAAACTGGAATGGAAAGATGTTACTCCAAAGCGTTGGGTTCGTTCCGAAAGCAGACGAAGTTCCCCTGCAACATTTATCTAACGCCCCTTTCAGGTGAAAACTTGAATCCAGGGGTTCTTCATCATGTATTACATGTGCAGTAAGTTAAGCACCTGCACGCTCTCCTAATATGTAGCAAACAAAAAAACCCGCTGCCTAAGCAGCGGGTTTTTACTATAAGCGAATGTTCTTATCCCACGTTCTGACCGGGTACTGGAACATCCTCTTGTTTATCTTTTTTCATAAGCTTATCAGCAATGGCAGTAATTGCTCCATCGCCCGTAACGTTCGTTGCGGTACCGAAGCTGTCTTGAGCCAGGTAGAGAGCAATAATTAAAGAGACCATGGTGGAATTAAATCCTAACATCGATTCGAGAAGGCCGATGGCTGCCATGACCGCTCCGCCAGGTACACCCGGGGCGGCAATCATCGTAATTCCTACCATCAGTATGAACGGGAATACGTCTGCGAATGTGGTTGCTTGTCCTTGCATATACATAACCGCCATGGCACAGCTGGTAATCGTGATCGCACTTCCTGCCAAATGGACATTAGCAAGTAACGGCACAGCAAAGTCTGCTACACGTTCCCGTACCCCGATTTTCTTCACGTGCTTTAATGTGACGGGAATCGTAGCCGCAGAAGACTGCGTTCCAAGCGCTGTAAAGTAGGCAGGCGTCATTACTTTCAATAAGCGGAATGGATTCCTGCCATGCATACTGCCTGCAATACAATACATGACTACAAGATAAAGCAAGTGCAGCGATATGATCATCAAGAACACTTTCGCGAATACACTCAAGATTGTCCCTACTTGTCCTGCATACGTCATATTCGCGAAGATTCCGAATATATGAAACGGTAATAGAGGAATGATGATGTTCTTTATTACTTTCTGGATAATGGAGCGGAATTCATTCATGACTTGTAATAAATAATCCCCTTTAACAGCCGTCATTCCTACTCCTAACAGGAAAGATAATATAAGTGCGGCCATTACGCCCATAATGGGAGTCATTTCAACGGAAAAAGGTGCTTCCACCAGCGATTCTTCCGGATTAGCAAAGGATTCTCCACTTTGCCCTTGCAAAAAGGATGGGTACAGATTCTTAGCAAACAAAAAAGCCACCGTACCCGCCAGGACCGTAGAGGCATAGGCTAATCCAGTCGTCAGACCAAGCATCTTTCCTGCGCCTCTTCCCATGGACGCGATGCCGGGAGCAATAAAACCGAGAATGATTAACGGGATGACAAAGCTCAGAAAGTTACCGAATAAACCTGTAAATGTTGCAGCAATTTCAATAAGGATTTCTGGTGCAAATTGCCCTATCACGATACCTAGAGCGATCGCAAGAACAATCCTTAACAACAATGGTATTTTTTTCATCTCCCTCTTCCTTCCTCCTGTTGCTGAATTTTAACGAGTTCATGTGTAATAGAATAAAACCTGGTTTATACGATAACCTTTTTTTAATGGTTTGTGAAGTATAAAAAAACTGTAAAAACAGTGGATATTTATGAGTACAGCTCCTGTTTTGTGCTGCTGCTTCCCCATCGCCATCCCAGTGTTTTAAGCAGCTCATGGTTTCTAATCTTCTATTTCACAAAAGAGAGGGAGTGCATGTCACGATACTTAGAGACGGTGATCATTCCTGCAGCACGTTCTATTCACGATCTTCTCTCTAAATCACTGATTCTGTCTTCCAGCTCTTTCACTTTGTTGGTACTGATCGCGCCTGTCGTAAACGCAATCAGACCGAAAATGAATCCCA
This sequence is a window from Bacillus sp. SB49. Protein-coding genes within it:
- a CDS encoding HYR domain-containing protein, whose protein sequence is MVTQVFSYTGSLQHFIVPLDVYSLTIKAVGAKGGDYPFTSRQGGLGVSMQGEFNVIPGEILSILAGGAGGDKEGGGRGGGGGSFVWRGDDYDDLNSDNLLIAAGGGGGASLLANGINAVITNSASAGQSGIGSSASGEGGSFSAGGSGGPGSIYGGNGGNGFGGGGGGGGGGISDGAGGGGSGISGNGGAGAPIPGSLGGGDGGTSIISGAAGGEGGSAGPPLSYPGNNGGLGGGGGGGGAYEVPTSGSGGGGGFSGGGGGADEGRSGGGGGSFNAGANQVNLTGVGDGDGLVEITFTEFRIQCPENQIIEVSTGVTGAFVSFPDPQVTGGTSPVTVSCIPSSGSFLSLGTTQVTCRAVDNEGNTVSCGFAVIVQQSSMETTRIRLIVSGEVQVVDDVTLKLEGRVQTRGGNSELTNEVECIKTQRVLDWVSFCKELERDIPIPAGCMEEIIACRNNGGKVSVECEMVEESTRSTVLEQGVLYPDNPDLDTVSIRFNTKIRVYYFCGKSKICTFIVPLSFIDKLVCCYPEGSTVKSNILQVRCCSY
- a CDS encoding CGNR zinc finger domain-containing protein, with protein sequence MDKSLFVLGGPAWINLVNTTYNANKQEIDTLDDRSATFQWLKENNVVRQSDLDALENKETLHALIHELRSLRSLCQIVLSDLEQNKEVSLDTIKQLQKMSEELNVRLTVASAEEAFKLVCEGMSVKDHVLYHIIRSIFHTLETTSVSRIRNCEHEECRLYFVDTSKPGKRRWCSMEMCGNRKKAAEFYAKKKKK
- a CDS encoding alpha/beta fold hydrolase yields the protein MEVAYKTVNVNGISIFYREAGNKENPTILLLHGFPSSSHMFRNLITELMEDYHIVAPDYPGFGNDQPELEEFDYTFDTIALLIHEFVEELNLEKFSIYVHDYGAPVGFRLAADHPERIQSIITQNGNAYEEGLLPAWDPVRTYWGNPSEENKNNIRFLLSAEFTKYQYTNGTRNPERISPDAWNMDQWALDRPGNDDIQLALQYDYRNNLKQYPRWQEFFRTYQPPTLAVWGKNDIFFGPEGALAFQRDLEDCEVHLLNTGHFPLEEDLHTSASLIKQFLHDRLK
- a CDS encoding dicarboxylate/amino acid:cation symporter; translated protein: MKKIPLLLRIVLAIALGIVIGQFAPEILIEIAATFTGLFGNFLSFVIPLIILGFIAPGIASMGRGAGKMLGLTTGLAYASTVLAGTVAFLFAKNLYPSFLQGQSGESFANPEESLVEAPFSVEMTPIMGVMAALILSFLLGVGMTAVKGDYLLQVMNEFRSIIQKVIKNIIIPLLPFHIFGIFANMTYAGQVGTILSVFAKVFLMIISLHLLYLVVMYCIAGSMHGRNPFRLLKVMTPAYFTALGTQSSAATIPVTLKHVKKIGVRERVADFAVPLLANVHLAGSAITITSCAMAVMYMQGQATTFADVFPFILMVGITMIAAPGVPGGAVMAAIGLLESMLGFNSTMVSLIIALYLAQDSFGTATNVTGDGAITAIADKLMKKDKQEDVPVPGQNVG